One Malaclemys terrapin pileata isolate rMalTer1 chromosome 9, rMalTer1.hap1, whole genome shotgun sequence DNA window includes the following coding sequences:
- the LOC128843237 gene encoding uncharacterized protein LOC128843237, with translation MKDRGHNRDAQQCRIKIKELRQAYQKNREANSRSGSEPRTCCFYDELHAMLGGAATSTPTLCFDSVNGESRNTQAVFGDEEDSSQKGSGETAFPNSQDMFFTLDLEPVTPEPTQGMLPDPEGGEGTSAANVSPLQRLAKIRRRKNALGMKCSLSFCCPPALTEHSRMRGGRQCQSAGEHNMNARRGGGLKMIGGVSLLTEGKSRCSGCWKIKLICSSVWLSCRKGSRSTDHCYSPCVTNSPPPKFHSLLTQTPKNMVWASGHPATPPQRIAQATEGWPSISVKVIKF, from the exons atgaaggacagaggccataacagggacgcacagcagtgccgcataaaaattaaggagctaagacaagcctaccaaaaaaacagagaggcaaacagccgctccgGATCAGAGCCCcgaacatgctgcttctatgatgagctgcatgccatgctagggggtgcagccaccagtaccccaaccctgtgctttgactccgtcaatggagaatcacgcaacacgcAAGCGgtttttggggacgaggaagatagcTCGCAgaaaggaagcggagaaaccgctTTTCCCAACAGCCAAGAtatgtttttcaccctggacctggagccagtaacccctgaacccacccaaggcatgctcccggaccctgaaggcggagaagggacctctg ctgcaaatgtttctcctttgcagaggctagcgaagattagaaggcgaaaaaatgCACtcgggatgaaatgttctctgagcttctGCTGTCCTCCcgcactgacagagcacagcagaatgcgtggaggcagacagtGTCAGAGTGCAGGAGAACACAATATGAATGCgcggagaggtggcgggctgaagatgataggtggcgtcagcttgctgacagaaggcaagagtcgatgctcaggctgctggaagatcaaactcatatgctccagcgtatggttgagctgtaggaaaggcagcaggagcacagaccactgctacagcccctgtgtaaccaacagccctcctcccaagttccacagcctcctcacccagacgcccaagaacatggtgtgggcctctggccacccagccactccacctcagaggattgcccaagcaacagaaggctggccttcaataagtgttaaagttataaagttttaa